The Cotesia glomerata isolate CgM1 linkage group LG9, MPM_Cglom_v2.3, whole genome shotgun sequence region ttttatcaattACAGACAATTCttacaataatatttacatgaaaaaaaaataataataaaaaaaatatttataaaaattttacaaaaaaaaattacaaaaaattttacaaaaaatatttacaaaaaaaaaattacaaaaaaaaaaaaaaaaaaaaaagtttacaaaaaaaaagtttagaaaaaatatttacaaattgaAACGAAAATCATAGTTAGTTGTTACGAGATTTTTTATACCCATAAGGATAAGTATCAGCCTCTCCTTCTCTACGCCTTTTGGGGCCCGTAACTCTGATGATTTTCGTTTCTTTCTTTGTTACGACCTGGTGGTAATTATCTCTCCGTATACCTATATAGGATACCAGAAACTCTTTTTCCTGGTTAACTACTAGAGAACGTAtggaattataattaattaacttttcagTAGACCCATTAATTTTAACGCCTTTTAATTTAGAACATTCACTGGTTTTACCCTCATGTTTAACAAcgtaagaataaaattttgggcCTCCTGATACAAAGGAAGAAATATAACTACCTTTTCCATAACTTTCTAATTCATCTGTTAGGTCACCCAAAAAATCCCCCGTAGGTAAATCATTAGTGCCATCACTTATGTATATGACCGAATCATTATCATAATACAATACTTTTTCATTCAAGACATCTAAATAATCATACAATTTAAGGCGCGCTTGAGCGGTAGTGAAAGCAGCAATTACAACGTTAGCACGATCAGATGGTGAATAAcactcagaattattttgccaggaaacaaaaacagtttcatcATTTACTGGTAGTAGTGATGTTACTTCAATCTCAGGGTTGAAAGCTAAGTCTATCAATTcgttgtaatttttaacaattgattTCTTTTTCATGTTTTCACGTTGCTCAAACTTACCCCAAaatgaattcaaaaataacTTAGCTAGAGATCTTAGACCGGGGTTTTTAGCGATTTTATTGGTATCCAGTGTAATACCCTCCCTAGCttcataattatcaatatattcTTGACGCGATTGTTCGTCTATGCAATGAACGGGCCATCCTGAAGCTTCTTGTTTGATTTTCAAGAAAGTATTAATGTATTCAACAAACAGACCCGTAATATTATCATCCCCGGGAATATACTGGACAGTGTTATAAGACCAAATCTCATCTATTTCCTGAATAATATATCCCTTTTCTACTGCTTTACGGAGCTCACAAGATACCCATGTACCATATGATTCCCTCTCTGACACACAATTGTGATAACATTCCTCTTGAACTAAATTATCACAACAGGCTTTACATAGaggaaaaaatgattttccaTGAGCTCTATAAGGAAGTACTGGGTGAAATAAATTACGCGGAGGCAAAACTCTACATTTAATTAATCCCTCTACCTTTGAAATATCATTATTGACGCAAAGGGTATTACACTCTTTTCCGACATAAACCGTTGGATGACCTATCGGAAAATATCCTCTTTTTAAGACCCATGGATATAAGGAACATACGTCCACAtacttgattttttcaatatctttACCATTCTTATCTTGCTTTACATCATAGTATGTTTTCGCATTACCTGTACGTCCACCAAAAAAGGCATCTCTAGGGTTAAGCGCTTGAATCGAAATAACTTCAGAAGACGCGAGAAAGGCCTGCAGCTCaggattgttttttttttcgtgattAAATTCACATTCCCAGATCTCAATCAAATAATATTCACTACTCTCAATTTTTTGAGATTGTATTTGGGTATTTTCATACCTAATATTATAACTACTATGtttgatgtttttatttttaaatgttggtTGAGATCTGTTTGATTTAAAGCATTTCGGACAACTTTGCCAAAAACAACCATGAAACTGATATGCAAACTTTTGTCCGTCTTCATCCTCTCTGTAACTGTCGAGTTTAATTCCACCAGGTATTATTATTTCACGACCACGTAGtgcatgaattattttaatattttgactATGTTCTAGCCATGTCAACCACTCAATCGCAACCCTTGATTGATTATCTGCTAACCTATATCCTGACCGTGGTAAAATACCAATCTGCTTCTCCTTTAAATAATTCCTCCTGTAAAACAACATACAGGTCGAAGCAATTGTTGTACATTCCGTAAAAGGACATACATTACCACAATCAAGAATAAGCTTCCTAAATTTACTACATGCTAATCGTAAAATACTtacatttaatttacaataatggAGAATTTCctccttaaaattaaaattattatttgtatttactCTATTTTCATACCATTCGAGAAATTCTTCCTTTTCCGACTTCTTTGGATGTGCAGATTTCTCAGACATAGAGTTGAATCCGTAGAACTGTTTGTCTGGCATTACACCGATGTAGTCTTGATTGGCTCTGGTGTTGAAAAAATGAGGAAAATATCCTTTCCGCATTTTATCTTCGAAGCCGAATGATTTGGGTAGAGCTGACAATGGTGccgagataaaatttaaactatcaataaatttaatttttttattcttgaaTTCAATCAAGGTAACACTAGTACCCGTCATTATAGTATCGATATCCTTTATTTGTCTATTGAACAACTCCGTAAGGATAAATTGTGCATCAAAACCTTTAGCATTGTGCGCTATACATACCACTTTCTTACAAGTCTTGAGTTTACTTAGTTCTAAAACATAgtctacaaatttttttacatagtCTTCACCATGAAAAACTGTTTCACAAATCCCACAGCTATCACATAAAGGGCGTTTTTCACCTAACTCAAGGTCATCAGTATCACAGCATACATTGCACACTTGTTGAGCGATGCATAAATTCGGTACATGAATGTTCATCTTTTCACTACCATGAAGTTTATCATCTTGACGCGTCTCAAGATCATAATACACGAATTTTACACTCTGATTGGTTGATGGAGGTATCTTCACAGGTGTCATGAAACAAAAATGTCCTTCTTCACAAAGTTCCTTACATGTAGAGCACAAAATTTTCCCACAAATGTGTAAAGTTTTTTtcggaaatataattttgttacaaCTTAAACAAAACTGTTCGTTGTCACACACAGTCTGGTCTCTACCCTCGTATGACCCTTTGACTAAATGGTTATAATAACAACGTTGCCCATAAAAAAAACGGTTACACTTGTCgcatgttattttaaattgagttGTATCACAAACACCTTTTGTATAACATTTGCTACAAGAATACGGGCAGTTTTTGTGActgtattgatttttatatttcactaAGCAAGGTTCACAATAATATCTAGCAGATTGTAAGCGCTTAACTGTTTGTATATACTCAAAATGCTTTACCTGTGAATAGTAAAGAATTCGCAGCGTAACAGCTACGCTTCCGTAGTGATTTAACACTTGTACGGTTCCATCAAAAACCACTGGGTACTGTTTCGCACTATTATCCTTTTCAGCACTAAAGACTATCATAGCCATTCCCTggtatttcaaataattttggaaagattttatttcatcaatcCCACATCCTTCTTTAGGAACCGCTACACCCGCCAAATTTGATAATTCTATTGCACGAGTTTTTTGTGCTTAACGTCTATAATCGCGTATAATTGTCCAGTCATCCTGCAGTTGGCCCGTTGATGCTTTTTTGAGTAGTTTCTTTTGACCCGCTATTGCCGTTACCAGTGCTCTAGGTAAACAATATTCATCTGTATTGCATAACTTCATTACACCTTTTGGTCTTATTAATTCAACAGCAGGGGTCCACATTCTACCTCTAGGATTTTCGATAACATACAGCTTGATGTGGAAAGTGTTCGTTACGTTGAAACCACCGGCACTTTGAGATATTTGTGAAACTAAATTCCACAGATCATCGAATGTATATCCTTCGATTTACCGTAATCTTTGATACGCAGACATATTCTCTATACCTGCAAAACTGAAATTCATCGTGAAGCGATTATTCCTATCGTTGCCAGCAGTCATAATTATATCGTAAAGCTCTCTAAAGGCTTGCATAGTCCAAGTAATAGAATTTTGACCAACCGGTGGATCTCTAATGCGATACTCCATAGAATAATTGTTCATGAGAAACCGTGGTAATCGCTGTCTTCCGTGATTGAGTTGTACGAGAGCGCtgttttcgtcttgattcggATCTATATCGTTAAGTTCATTTACCACGTTTtccaaaatgttattttccaTTTCTGCTGCGGGTACGTTTCCCCCACCAACTTGAATGTTACCTTTAAAATGATGATAGCACATTgattagataaaatatttataaaaataattataataatatcttTATATCATCAAACATACCTTCATAGAAATTTTGTCGAATTTCATCGTTTTGCAGTGTCAAAAAAGGGTCGTTATTTAAAACGggcaaattttcaggaagttcATTTGATTCTAGCCATTGCGTAACATCATAGTTAGCATCATCACTGCCTAATTGTGTATCACAACACAATACAGGATCTGtaattgaatcattttttcaaaaataaaatgtaattaaataagaaGCAAAAATTAGCGCatattattttgcaaaaaaaaactaatagacaaattatttatatatttacttacCATTAATATCCcctaaataacaattaaaatcagGGAAAATTTCAGGCAAAATATTTTCACCAAACCACTGCTCTTCAAACGAATCATTTAAACCAGATACGTTGGGATCCATCGTTttcagaagttaaaaaattaattctactCTCAAGAAGTAATAACAGagaataaagttaaaatttttccaaattcgAGAAATAACACAtcattccccccccccctccccctCCCAAACGATAAAAAATCTCTTGTCAAAGAACCTGTCACACTTCTCCAAGGCCCCCTGCCGAAACGACCACATGTTTTCCCTTATACATGCAAATACCCCTCCTACATCCCCCCCCCCACCCCCCACCCAATCATCACCGCTCAAGAAAACACCAAGACCCCCCTGCCAAGATAACGAGGAACAGGTCCCAAACATCAACCTACAtctttaaacataaaaaacacACATTCACCTATCCTTAACATCTTAATTACCCCCTGCCATGACAACACTTCTCTAAACATTCGAGAAAACACATTTTCCACAAGTATATTAACAACTGTCAATCAAAAGACCCAGACATCCGCTCCCAACACTCAGATGACCCCCGCTGAGGGGTGAGGAAAAGGTCTGGCGCCAGTGGCCGCGGAGTGGGGGTTTGTTCTGTCTCGCAGGATGCGCCCCATACTACTTAcatagcttcaaggggatagtttgcagtaaaaaatgttaccaacgcgagattttagttggtaccaattgtaaattttcattataattacaaaaaatactaaaatccgaacaaaaacagtttcactgtaaaaaaatcgcgccaagtccacgttcataagactattaggaaaaaaaaaaatttttttttctttacaaaaagatacaaaataaaaaaattaaaaaatccacgtaaccgatatgattgtttatgattttcggaaattaaaaaaaatcttattgtaaatttaaaaattaaaaaaaaaattttagaacttacttggtgtgcgtcattgtgtatttcaatttttttaaagtcccagtaaatagattttacgaatttcattaaaagtaaaatattttgcaaccacgcacactaaatacgttctaaaattttttttttaatttttaaatttacaataagattttttttaatttccgaaaatcataaacaatcatatcggttacgtggattttttaatttttttattttgtatctttttgtaaagaaaaaaaaatttttttttcctaatagccttatgaacgtggacttggcgcgatttttttacagtgaaactgtttttggtCGGATTACATTTAACATTAGAACAACATTTGTGAAATATTTGCCGTTTAttgagaaaagaaaattattttgaaacaaatatttgGAAGAATAGGTCGAAtcgattgaaataatttttattcaattcaagttaaactattaatttgtttttttatttagttttaaatgttttttcatatttatccgtaaaaaaataactctaaaagaatatttattttaaagtattttttcttagtgCAGTAGTATAATGATATTAGAAAACATATTTTACTTATAACAAAACGAAAAGATTTAAATATTAGTAATTAGTGTAATTACTAATATacttagttaaattttttcaactccaaaaataattttaacacatcattcactaaaaaattttttatatcaacgATAGAAACACCACCAAATGTTGAAAACACGGAAAATGTCCAACCTTCAATTATTGCTAACCCCGGAACATCTCAACTTCCCAGCAAACTATTGGAAACaagtaaatttacatttatttatctttcattATCTTAAAACGAATGGATTTTGAAAAGAGTATcatgattaaaatatttaactttaactCCTCGAAATTGCGATAAGACGAACGAATTATAGATAACCTTTCGaccaataattataattaaactagctat contains the following coding sequences:
- the LOC123272194 gene encoding uncharacterized protein LOC123272194, producing MDPNVSGLNDSFEEQWFGENILPEIFPDFNCYLGDINDPVLCCDTQLGSDDANYDVTQWLESNELPENLPVLNNDPFLTLQNDEIRQNFYEGNIQVGGGNVPAAEMENNILENVVNELNDIDPNQDENSALVQLNHGRQRLPRFLMNNYSMEYRIRDPPVGQNSITWTMQAFRELYDIIMTAGNDRNNRFTMNFSFAELSNLAGVAVPKEGCGIDEIKSFQNYLKYQGMAMIVFSAEKDNSAKQYPVVFDGTVQVLNHYGSVAVTLRILYYSQELCEEGHFCFMTPVKIPPSTNQSVKFVYYDLETRQDDKLHGSEKMNIHVPNLCIAQQVCNVCCDTDDLELGEKRPLCDSCGICETVFHGEDYVKKFVDYVLELSKLKTCKKVVCIAHNAKGFDAQFILTELFNRQIKDIDTIMTGTSVTLIEFKNKKIKFIDSLNFISAPLSALPKSFGFEDKMRKGYFPHFFNTRANQDYIGVMPDKQFYGFNSMSEKSAHPKKSEKEEFLEWYENRVNTNNNFNFKEEILHYCKLNVSILRLACSKFRKLILDCGNVCPFTECTTIASTCMLFYRRNYLKEKQIGILPRSGYRLADNQSRVAIEWLTWLEHSQNIKIIHALRGREIIIPGGIKLDSYREDEDGQKFAYQFHGCFWQSCPKCFKSNRSQPTFKNKNIKHSSYNIRYENTQIQSQKIESSEYYLIEIWECEFNHEKKNNPELQAFLASSEVISIQALNPRDAFFGGRTGNAKTYYDVKQDKNGKDIEKIKYVDVCSLYPWVLKRGYFPIGHPTVYVGKECNTLCVNNDISKVEGLIKCRVLPPRNLFHPVLPYRAHGKSFFPLCKACCDNLVQEECYHNCVSERESYGTWVSCELRKAVEKGYIIQEIDEIWSYNTVQYIPGDDNITGLFVEYINTFLKIKQEASGWPVHCIDEQSRQEYIDNYEAREGITLDTNKIAKNPGLRSLAKLFLNSFWGKFEQRENMKKKSIVKNYNELIDLAFNPEIEVTSLLPVNDETVFVSWQNNSECYSPSDRANVVIAAFTTAQARLKLYDYLDVLNEKVLYYDNDSVIYISDGTNDLPTGDFLGDLTDELESYGKGSYISSFVSGGPKFYSYVVKHEGKTSECSKLKGVKINGSTEKLINYNSIRSLVVNQEKEFLVSYIGIRRDNYHQVVTKKETKIIRVTGPKRRREGEADTYPYGYKKSRNN